In a genomic window of Wyeomyia smithii strain HCP4-BCI-WySm-NY-G18 chromosome 1, ASM2978416v1, whole genome shotgun sequence:
- the LOC129718390 gene encoding uncharacterized protein LOC129718390: protein MRSILLLFTCLYTIQVQGQNNMCEIRNIGEAEKLFFDAFRVSFNKAEMSTEAARIAACIENKSLKLTEIPGCLKPKYCLLCRGAMYALIVSYRSNLAGESPQVTMGTLAKDFVWWPSLRRNIVHDLSIFICLQ from the exons ATGCGTTCAATACTTTTACTGTTTACGTGCCTCTATACCATTCAAGTCCAGGGCCAAAATAATATGTGTGAAATTAGAAATATCG GGGAAGCCGAGAAGTTATTTTTCGACGCATTTCGGGTGAGTTTCAACAAAGCTGAGATGTCAACGGAAGCGGCTAGAATCGCTGCTTGCATCGAGAATAAATCACTGAAGCTAACTGAGATTCCAGGCTGTCTTAAG CCAAAATATTGCTTACTTTGCCGCGGTGCAATGTACGCCTTAATAGTCAGCTACAGATCAAATTTGGCTGGTGAATCCCCCCAGGTAACGATGGGAACCTTGGCTAAAGACTTTGTCTGGTGGCCAAGTTTGAGAAGGAATATTGTGCACGACTTGTCGATATTTATTTG CCTACAATAG
- the LOC129716685 gene encoding sphingomyelin phosphodiesterase-like, which yields MLRSIAEVIISPAIFCPTSRRHIPTTSECSLATFGDIVDSAEYAAYIYHTGDIVDHGVWETSFGHNIRTMNRLHNKLLEAFPDTPVYNAIGNHEAHPMNVFAPTIANRPEFSVGWLYSYLADVWGHWLPRSTVNSIRQGGFYTTLVRPGLRLVAVNNQDCYTYNWWIIWNPGYLATQLQWLHDVLLLAEQNGEKVHLLAHIPYSSSGSTYFVCQREFRRIVERFHNTISAQFNGHTHRDEFNVFYSRENPQHAINVAWNGGSATAFSDINLNYIVYYVDPETFQVTDYESYIFNLTEANLFPDRRPTWFKQYSFADAFGMHNLSPAEADKMVKRLGTPAGRLELRMYWEFKVKWGDPSLGAGCDDDCLLNHLCEIVVTELNDDVKCDELRETFFD from the exons ATGCTTCGGAGTATCGCAGAAGTGATAATTTCCCCAGCGATTTTCTGTCCCACTAGCAGACGACACATTCCTACAACATCCGAATGTTCTTTGGCAACGTTTGGCGACATCG tggactcggccgaatatgcaGCCTACATTTACCACACGGGAGATATAGTGGATCATGGCGTATGGGAAACGTCGTTTGGCCACAACATTCGTACCATGAACCGGTTGCACAACAAACTGTTGGAAGCTTttccggatacgcccgtttacAACGCCATAGGCAACCATGAGGCTCATCCAATGAATGTCTTCGCACCGACCATTGCGAATCGTCCGGAGTTCTCGGTTGGATGGTTGTACAGCTACTTGGCGGATGTTTGGGGACACTGGCTGCCACGCTCGACTGTGAATTCAATCCGTCAGGGTGGATTCTATACGACACTAGTTCGACCGGGTTTACGATTGGTTGCTGTCAACAATCAGGATTGTTACACGTACAACTGGTGGATAATATGGAATCCGGGTTATCTTGCAACCCAACTCCAGTGGTTGCACGATGTTTTACTGCTTGCAGAGCAGAACGGCGAGAAGGTACATCTACTTGCTCACATTCCGTACAGCTCGAGTGGTTCGACTTACTTTGTTTGTCAACGAGAGTTCCGACGGATCGTCGAACGATTCCACAATACGATAAGTGCGCAGTTTAATGGTCATACTCATAGGGATGAATTTAATGTGTTTTACTCGCGAGAAAACCCTCAACACGCCATCAACGTTGCGTGGAATGGCGGTAGCGCAACGGCTTTTAGCGACATTAATCTGAATTACATCGTATATTACGTAGATCCTGAAACATTC CAAGTTACCGACTACGAATCCTACATCTTCAACCTTACGGAAGCCAATCTATTCCCGGATCGACGGCCGACTTGGTTCAAACAGTACTCGTTTGCCGATGCGTTCGGAATGCACAACCTAAGTCCAGCGGAAGCTGATAAGATGGTGAAACGACTCGGCACACCGGCCGGACGACTCGAGCTGCGAATGTACTGGGAGTTCAAGGTCAAATGGGGAGATCCTTCTCTGGGTGCCGGTTGCGATGACGACTGTCTACTTAATCATCTGTGCGAAATTGTCGTTACCGAACTGAACGATGATGTGAAATGTGACGAGCTGAGAGAAACGTTTTTCGATTGA
- the LOC129718391 gene encoding sphingomyelin phosphodiesterase 1-like produces the protein MRLAIATWSTVLLVITVSGYQVKPKGFKQMVSSMEQQYEDIRKEFQKDFQAWQQTGEKTVGLQKLFDVWKFSDEDRRKDLEHLPHERQTTMCVLCRYIISQLMQLRLDGASRADLFATTYEVCTTLQIQESDVCFGLININIDFFLYIFDERPTLDAASVCGVIFQTSSCVFDDPEFIDWSVVVDPNGEPITESKHFPNARSENDIKIVQVTDFHYDSKYEAGYNANCKRPACCRNDQGIPEDPADAAGFWGDYRDCDSPWASIEDTIDHIVENHPDAAYIYHTGDIVDHGVWETSFGHNIRTMNRLHNKLLEAFPDTPVYNAIGNHEAHPMNVFAPTIANRPEFSVGWLYSYLADVWGHWLPRSTANSIRQGGFYTTLVRPGLRLVAVNNQDCYTYNWWIIWNPGYLATQLQWLHDVLLLAEQNGEKVHLLAHIPYSSSGSTYFVCQREFRRIVERFHNTISAQFNGHTHRDEFNVFYSRENPQHAINVAWNGGSATAFSDINLNYIVYYVDPETFQVTDYESYIFNLTEANLFPDRRPTWFKQYSFADAFGMHNLSPAEADKMVKRLGTPAGRLELRMYWEFKVKWGDPSLGAGCDDDCLLNHLCEIVVTELNDDVKCDELRETFFD, from the exons ATGAGGTTAGCAATCGCCACGTGGTCGACTGTATTGCTGGTGATCACCGTTTCCGGATACCAAGTGAAACCGAAAGGTTTCAAGCAAATGGTTAGCTCAATGGAGCAGCAATACG AAGACATTCGAAAGGAGTTCCAGAAAGACTTCCAGGCGTGGCAGCAAACGGGGGAGAAAACAGTTGGTTTACAGAAATTGTTCGACGTCTGGAAGTTCTCGGATGAAGATCGTCGCAAAGATTTGGAGCATCTTCCACACGAAAGACAAACAACGATGTGTGTTCTCTGTCGTTACATTATATCGCAGTTGATGCAACTACGTTTAGACGGAGCATCGAGAGCGGATCTGTTCGCTACAACATACGAGGTGTGCACAACGCTTCAGATTCAGGAATCGGACGTTTGCTTTGGATTGATTAACATAAATATAGATTTTTTCCTGTACATTTTCGACGAGCGACCGACTCTGGATGCGGCTAGCGTGTGTGGAGTGATATTCCAGACTTCGTCGTGCGTTTTTGATGATCCTGAGTTTATCGACTGGTCAGTTGTTGTTGACCCAAATGGAGAACCAATTACG GAATCGAAACACTTTCCAAACGCGCGAAGTGAAAACGACATCAAAATAGTACAAGTTACTGATTTTCATTACGACTCCAAGTACGAAGCCGGTTACAATGCTAACTGTAAGCGGCCGGCATGCTGCCGCAATGATCAGGGCATCCCAGAGGATCCTGCAGACGCTGCTGGTTTTTGGGGCGACTACCGTGATTGCGATTCTCCGTGGGCCTCCATCGAAGACACTATCGATCATATTGTAGAGAACCACCCAGATGCAGCCTACATTTACCACACGGGAGATATAGTGGATCATGGCGTATGGGAAACGTCGTTTGGCCACAACATTCGTACCATGAACCGGTTGCACAACAAACTGTTGGAAGCTTttccggatacgcccgtttacAACGCCATAGGCAACCATGAGGCTCATCCAATGAATGTCTTCGCACCGACCATTGCGAATCGTCCGGAGTTCTCGGTTGGATGGTTGTACAGCTACTTGGCGGATGTTTGGGGACACTGGCTGCCACGCTCGACTGCGAATTCAATCCGTCAGGGTGGATTCTATACGACACTAGTTCGACCGGGCTTACGATTGGTTGCTGTCAACAATCAGGATTGTTACACGTACAACTGGTGGATAATATGGAATCCGGGTTATCTTGCAACCCAACTCCAGTGGTTGCACGATGTTTTACTGCTTGCAGAGCAGAACGGCGAGAAGGTACATCTACTTGCTCACATTCCGTACAGCTCGAGTGGTTCGACTTACTTTGTTTGTCAACGAGAGTTCCGACGGATCGTCGAACGATTCCACAATACGATAAGTGCGCAGTTTAATGGTCATACTCATAGGGATGAATTTAATGTGTTTTACTCGCGAGAAAACCCTCAACACGCCATCAACGTTGCGTGGAATGGCGGTAGCGCAACGGCTTTTAGCGACATTAATCTGAATTACATCGTATATTACGTAGATCCTGAAACATTC CAAGTTACCGACTACGAATCCTACATCTTCAACCTTACGGAAGCCAATCTATTCCCGGATCGACGGCCGACTTGGTTCAAACAGTACTCGTTTGCCGATGCGTTCGGAATGCACAACCTAAGTCCAGCGGAAGCTGATAAGATGGTGAAACGACTCGGCACACCGGCCGGACGACTCGAGCTGCGAATGTACTGGGAGTTCAAGGTCAAATGGGGAGATCCTTCTCTGGGTGCCGGTTGCGATGACGACTGTCTACTTAATCATCTGTGCGAAATTGTCGTTACCGAACTGAACGATGATGTGAAATGTGACGAGCTGAGAGAAACGTTTTTCGATTGA
- the LOC129718388 gene encoding sphingomyelin phosphodiesterase-like, with protein sequence MKPLLFALAVYLIGSQGKSIVERDNTLCQKGNLVCEDATVEVQIEQYLVEFLEEFKHFQTTNQTSTNFDRLLDLIKSSQMKITLDEMPHAKNTKLCLQCLSASYTFLEIYKETVDKEKAVLVKLAKDICNLYNMKPYICEGHVELNADMILYMLELLDNALPTVYRICEITYQGENCVATSSDVLSDRYPSVDISPSEKVLQSSKVSVTASTDTPLTIVHLTDIHYDPEYVVGINADCGSGTCCRVVPDLDPADSSNAAGFWGDYHACDTPWHAVVDVMDQIRAEHPKIDAVYFTGDIIHHFTWNTTLETNIDSMQKIYRLLKERFAGIPFYPVLGNHEAHPSNMYAPHTVSNTLSSKYLYDLVAVEWKDWLPEDVSATLADAGYYTVLSPLGHRVIGLNNNFCFNYNRWLFLTDNYFTNQLQWLHDVLLAAEKADEKVHILGHVPSYDNYCYIGWTREYRKIVERFAHIIQGQFNGHSHVDEFNVFYKKSDPTAAVNVAWNGGSTTTFSQLNPNYKIFYADPTTFEILDHESWLYNLTEANQHPDRKPAWFKAYTFKEHYGLSDLSPKSIDGLLGKLADSEAELLQYWQLKQKLADPLLAAGCDQSCLRETFCDLARAEYGDDAACERLLAAGSRN encoded by the exons ATGAAACCATTGTTATTTGCTCTTGCAGTTTACCTAATAGGATCGCAGGGTAAATCTATTGTCGAAAGAGATAATACTCTTTGTCAGAAGGGCAATTTAGTTTGTGAAGATGCAACGGTGGAAGTGCAAATCG aaCAATATTTGGTTGAATTCCTGGAGGAATTCAAGCACTTCCAAACCACTAATCAAACTTCCACAAACTTTGATCGATTGTTGGATCTTATCAAGTCCAGTCAAATGAAAATCACGCTAGATGAGATGCCCCACGCGAAAAATACGAAACTGTGTCTGCAGTGTTTGTCAGCCAGTTACACCTTTCTCGAAATATACAAAGAAACTGTGGACAAGGAGAAGGCAGTTCTGGTCAAATTGGCTAAGGATATTTGCAATCTTTACAACATGAAACCGTACATCTGCGAAGGTCACGTTGAACTTAACGCAGATATGATTCTGTACATGTTGGAGCTATTAGATAACGCACTACCAACGGTGTATAGAATTTGTGAAATCACCTATCAAGGTGAAAATTGTGTCGCTACCAGCTCGGATGTTCTCAGTGATCGATATCCGTCAGTGGATATTAGCCCTTCCGAGAAGGTTTTACAATCATCCAAAGTGTCGGTCACTGCTTCTACCGACACACCTCTGACCATTGTTCATCTCACCGACATTCACTACGATCCGGAATACGTTGTCGGAATCAATGCCGATTGTGGTTCCGGGACGTGCTGTCGCGTCGTACCGGATCTTGATCCGGCCGATTCAAGTAATGCAGCTGGATTCTGGGGAGATTATCACGCTTGTGACACCCCGTGGCATGCCGTAGTTGATGTTATGGACCAAATTCGTGCCGAACATCCCAAAATCGATGCCGTTTACTTCACTGGGGACATCATTCACCATTTCACCTGGAATACCACGCTGGAAACCAATATCGATTCGATGCAGAAAATTTACCGTCTACTCAAGGAACGATTTGCTGGGATTCCATTCTATCCCGTTCTAGGGAATCACGAAGCTCATCCGTCGAATATGTACGCCCCTCACACCGTTTCTAATACACTAAGCTCCAAGTATTTGTACGATCTGGTAGCCGTGGAGTGGAAAGATTGGCTTCCGGAGGATGTCAGTGCAACTCTCGCAGACGCGGGCTACTACACCGTACTAAGCCCTCTAGGACATCGAGTCATTGGCCTCAATAATAACTTTTGCTTCAACTACAATCGCTGGCTTTTCCTAACCGATAACTACTTCACCAATCAACTTCAGTGGTTGCACGATGTTTTGCTGGCGGCGGAGAAGGCTGACGAAAAAGTTCACATCCTAGGGCACGTGCCTTCCTACGATAACTACTGCTACATCGGTTGGACCAGAGAGTACCGCAAGATAGTGGAAAGATTCGCACACATCATCCAGGGGCAGTTTAACGGCCACTCGCATGTCGATGAGTTCAACGTGTTCTACAAGAAATCCGACCCTACCGCGGCGGTTAACGTGGCCTGGAATGGAGGCTCCACTACTACCTTCTCGCAACTCAACCCCAACTACAAAATCTTCTACGCTGATCCCACGACATTT GAAATCCTCGACCACGAATCGTGGTTGTACAACCTAACCGAAGCCAACCAACATCCGGACCGCAAGCCGGCCTGGTTCAAGGCGTACACCTTCAAAGAGCACTACGGTTTAAGTGACCTCAGCCCAAAATCTATCGACGGTTTGCTAGGAAAACTTGCCGACTCCGAGGCCGAATTGCTGCAGTATTGGCAGCTAAAGCAGAAACTGGCCGATCCTCTGCTGGCAGCCGGCTGCGATCAAAGCTGCCTCCGGGAGACCTTCTGTGATCTAGCTCGGGCCGAGTATGGCGATGACGCCGCCTGTGAGCGCCTTCTTGCGGCTGGTTCCCGTAATTAA